In a genomic window of Lepisosteus oculatus isolate fLepOcu1 chromosome 3, fLepOcu1.hap2, whole genome shotgun sequence:
- the LOC102697206 gene encoding transmembrane protein 107 isoform X1 yields MSAVSSLVPARFLTLTAHLVIVITIFWSRENNVLACLPLEYTQEEYNSQDTQLVVALSVTLGMFAIELAGFFSGVSMFNSSQGLLSTAAHASAGVALVFFLFEQWDCGLYWWIFAFCSALPAVVEIFLFIAVFGLKKKPL; encoded by the exons ATGTCTGCTGTGAGCAGCCTGGTTCCGGCCCGGTTCCTCACCCTCACTGCGCACCTCGTCATTGTCATCACAATATTTTGGTCCCGG GAGAATAACGTCCTGGCCTGCCTGCCTTTAGAGTACACACAGGAAGAGTACAACAGCCAGGATACACA GCTCGTCGTGGCCCTCTCCGTGACCCTCGGCATGTTTGCCATCGAGCTGGCCGGCTTCTTCTCCGGCGTGTCCATGTTCAACAGCAGCCAGGGCCTCCTCT CCACTGCGGCCCACGCCAGCGCCGGAGTCGCGCTCGTCTTCTTCCTCTTCGAGCAGTGGGACTGCGGCCTGTACTGGTGGATATTCGCCTTCTGCAG CGCTCTGCCTGCTGTTGTGGAGATCTTCCTCTTCATCGCAGTGTTTGGGCTGAAGAAGAAGCCTCTGTGA
- the LOC102697206 gene encoding transmembrane protein 107 isoform X2 has protein sequence MSAVSSLVPARFLTLTAHLVIVITIFWSRENNVLACLPLEYTQEEYNSQDTQLVVALSVTLGMFAIELAGFFSGVSMFNSSQGLLSLACHCSASVCLSFFVFQKWECWTYWYIFGFCSALPAVVEIFLFIAVFGLKKKPL, from the exons ATGTCTGCTGTGAGCAGCCTGGTTCCGGCCCGGTTCCTCACCCTCACTGCGCACCTCGTCATTGTCATCACAATATTTTGGTCCCGG GAGAATAACGTCCTGGCCTGCCTGCCTTTAGAGTACACACAGGAAGAGTACAACAGCCAGGATACACA GCTCGTCGTGGCCCTCTCCGTGACCCTCGGCATGTTTGCCATCGAGCTGGCCGGCTTCTTCTCCGGCGTGTCCATGTTCAACAGCAGCCAGGGCCTCCTCT CCCTGGCCTGTCACTGCAGCGCCTCCGTCTGCCTGTCCTTCTTCGTGTTCCAGAAGTGGGAGTGCTGGACCTACTGGTATATTTTTGGATTCTGCAG CGCTCTGCCTGCTGTTGTGGAGATCTTCCTCTTCATCGCAGTGTTTGGGCTGAAGAAGAAGCCTCTGTGA